The sequence below is a genomic window from Flavobacterium keumense.
TCGTAACGTGCCGTCATATCGTCTAATTCTTTTTGAGATGCACTTTGTTGTTTGAACAAATTGGTAAAACGATCGTAGTCTTTTTTAGCATTGTTATAGCCTGCCGTAGCTTGCAAAACCGCTGCTTCTACTTGGGCTCTTTTTGCTTGTAAATCCGAACTATTGATGCTTACCAAAAGTTGTCCTGCATTAACGTGTTGTCCCACTTTGACATGAACTTTGGTTACATACCCCATCATTCGAGTGCTTAAATTAGCACTGTTTTCGGCTTCAATTTTTCCGCTTGCGGTAACAAATTGACCGTTGTTTGTGGCACCAACTGCACTTAACTGTACCGTAATCGCTGGTTCATTATTGGTTACTTCTTGTTTTTCTTTTCCGCAGGATAGAAATGCGACGGTTGAAAGAGTTAGGATCGCTATTGTCTTTTTCATGTTTTGATGGTTTTATTTTTGTTTGTAATTCCTGCAAGGTCTCTTTTGACCTTGTAGGTTTTTTATTTATACCTACAAGGTTCACAAACCTTGCAGAAAATGAACTTCTATTTCGTTAAAAACTGCAAATATTCTTTCGTGAAATTATACTCGAATACGGCTTGTAAAAACTCCAATTCTTTTTGAGCCATTAAGGTTTCTGATTGCAACAAATCGGTTGTTTTTTCTAATCCTTGTGTAAAACGGTTCGAACGAATACGATACGCTTCTTGCGATTGGTCAAAAGCCAATTTGAATAAGTTTACTTTATTCTCGGCATCTTTCAATTGGCGATTGGTTTTGTTGAGTTCTAGCTGACTTTGGGCTTTGTATTGTTGACTTTCTAAAGTTGACTTTTGAAAATCGGCTTGGGCTTTTTCTAATTTTCCAATGCTTTTGAAACCGTCAAAAACTGACCAAGACAATTGCGCACCCACTACATATCCTTTGGCTTTGGTACCTAACAAAGCTGTATCGTACAATTCGTAGCTTCCAAAAGCATTCAATCTAGGCAAGAAACTCATTTTATTAGACAATACCATTTTTTCATAAGCCTGAGTTGCTTTGTCTAGGGCTAGAATGTCTTTTCTGTTGCCAGAAAGAGTTGTATTTACCGTTTCAATCGCAATACTGTTGTCCAACTTTTCTATAGGTTTGTAAACTTTGTTTGTAGTATCTTCATTTAATAAAAAGGACAAATAATCCGATGCGTTTTGCACATTAGTTTTGGCATATTGCAATTGGTTTTTAATTTCGTTCACACGTACTTGTACCGATAACAAATCGGTTTTTTGTAAAATACCCTGATTGAAATAGTTGGTAATCAGTTTTAAATTAGCATCCGCTGTTTGATTCGCTTTGGTCAAAACCGTCACTGCTTTGTACGCCAGTTGCAACTGCATGAAAGCTTTATTGACTTCCAATGTTAAATAGTCTTGGGTTCTTTCTGTTTGTAATTGAAAGGCTTCCATTTTAGATTTGGCGGCCTGTCTGCCGTATATTCCATCTACATTAATTAAAGGTTGCAACACCTCAATTTTGGTAGCAAAATTTTTAGTTGTAGCGGGATTGTTCAATAGATTGGGATCAAAATCAGAAGGTGTCAAAATTTCCTGATTCAATTTAGATCCAAAAGCCATCAAAGGATTGGTAGTTGAAATGGCCGTGTGCGAAGCTGAAACACTCGGTAAAAACAACGCATTCGATTGTCTAAAATCAGCCTGAGCCGATTTATAATTTTGATGGGCAATTTGGATTTGCAAGTTTTTCTCCAGTGCTTTTTGCCCAATTTCTTTTTTAGAAATAGCTAAGGTATCTTGACTAAATCCTAAACCGGAAAAAATCAAACTCCCTACTAATGCTAGTACCTGTACTGTCTTCATAATTATTTTCTAATTGATGAAGCAAAAGTAGAAGGGATATCCTAGCCAGTCAGTAACAATTGTCACAGTGATTCAAAACTTATTTAGGAGCAGTTGTTTTTAATTTCTCCACCCGTGCTGTCCCGCTATCCGCGCTACAAGGTAGCTTGCTACTATCGGGGCTAGAATACCCGTTTATTTTTCAGCACAAAAAAAAGCAACCGAAGTTGCTTTTTTCTTAATTCTCAGATTACTATTACTTGCCACGCGAAAGGATTGACTTCGTCAAATTTCATTTCGCGCGGGAGCGGGGTCATCACTAACTTTGATACACGACCACACTACCACTTTTATTTATAAAAAAAATCTAATTTAAATTTGTTTTTTACAGAGTAAACATTACCCCCTCTCAAAGACCTCTCTAAACTGAGATATAATCTTTTCCTCTCTATTTCTTATCTCTATTCTGACTTCTTTTAGCAGTCCATTATTGTACACATAATTTCTAGTTAAAACAAAATTCTTAAAAATAAATGAATCATCTTTAAGTAATCTACTTTCTATGTTATAAGTAAACGCACTTAGAAGTTCATCATAAGGAATGCCATATTGAGTAAATAACGAAGGAATAATTTCATTTTTAAAACTATACTCTTTAATACTTTTCATAGGATGCTTAGATAATAAGAATTCTATGTTATCTATATACTCTTTTGACAAATTATACTCATCTTTAATCCGGAGTAAATCATCATAAGAAGACTTTTTAATTTGAATGCAATCAACATTTAACAATTCATAGTTTTTTATAAATCTATTTTCTACATCATATATTGGCTGATAGAATTTTTCACAATACTTCCCACCTTTTTTTTGACAAACAACTGAATCAATGATTTGCCATCCATTGGAAGAGTAATTAAGCTTGTAAATTATACTTTGCCCTTTAAAAATTAATTTTTGGCAGATGTAATTTTTATTAGGAAAACTCTGTGTCGATTTTGAAAAACACTTTTTTATTATAATATTACTCTTTTGAGAATATCCTACTTGACTTATAGTAAAAAAAATACATACAAATAATAACTTTATTTTCATATTGTGCTATTTAATTTTCCAAAATATTGTTTCTCCATACACCCACTGCTGGCGCGAGCATCTTGCTCGTGCCTATCAATCCAACCCAGCTGCATCAAGTCTCCTGACTTTGAGCTCAATCAAATATAATAAAAAAACTTTCAGAAAAATACAAACAAAAAAACCTACTGCATAACAGTAGGTTTTTTTGTGACTGCGGAGGGGTTCGAACCCCCAACCCTCAGAGCCGAAATCTGATATTCTATCCAGTTGAACTACGCAGTCTTATTATTTACGATATACGAGGTACGATTTACGATATTAGCTTCACTCCGTTCGGCTTCGCCTCGGGTCGATTTACTAATTACGAAATCAATTGTATCCTAAGATAATAATTTCTTAACAATAGTTGAGATGGTTTTTCCATCCGCTTTTCCGGCTAATTCAGCAGAAGCTAAGCCCATGACTTTTCCCATCGCTGCCATTCCTGAAGCACCATTGTCGGCAATGATTTTAGCTACTATCGCTTCTACTTCGGCTTCTGATAATTGAGCGGGTAAGAATTTCTCAATTACGGCTGCTTGCTCTAATTCAGGCGCTGCTAAATCAGGTCGACCTTGTTGGGTATAGATATTCGCACTGTCTTTACGTTGTTTGACCAAACGTTGTAACAATTTAATTTCTTCCTCGGCACTGATTTCTTCTTTGGCACCGCTCTCCGTTTGTGCTAAAAGCAAAGCCGATTTCACTGCACGCAATGATTCTAATGCTACAGTATCTTTGGCTTTCATGGCGTTTTTGATTTCGTCCATGATTTGTGTGGCTAAACTCATATTTTTGACTCTTAAGTGAATGATTTTCTTTTTGCCCCAGATGGTAGTGAAAAGCCTTTTTAGGAGAAAATGTATTTTTTCTTGGAGTTAAAAAGCGACTTTAGGAGCTCTTTTACCTCCTTAGAAAAAAGCATTTTCGAGAAAAAGCTTGCAACGACAGCTGGACTAAGGCTCGCAAATTTAACACAATTTACCCGAACTAACAAAAGATTGATTGCAACGACAATAGGATAAAAAAATAACCCGAAAATCGGTTGAATTTCGGGTTATCTTGGTTTTGGTTAGTTTGGTTAGTCTACATTATCGTGTAAATACGAGTTATTAGAACGCAACTGCAAGTCATTGTTGCTGTCTGTTCCTACCGATATTCTCGAATTAGTAGTATTCGGTTGATTCGTAGAAAGCTCTACTCCTAATCTTTTGTAAGCAGGCTCTTTTTCGTACTCGTCAATTTTAGACACGTTGTTGTGAAACTTATAATTGAATTCTTTCAACTTTCTTCTTCTTTCGTCAGCACGGGCGCGTAAGGTTTCCTCGATAGTCATTTCCATTGGAGAAATTGATTCAAACTCTGAAGCAGCAATAGTTGATTCGTCTATTTTCTTCATCGTGATGTTCAATTCTTCTGGAACCACTTCGGCAACTTTTTCAATAGTTTTAGTAGCTACAACTTCTTGCTCTACTTCCATGTACTCTTCTAACGAGTGACGGATTACTCCGTTTTCAGCCACTTCGGTTACTGGTACAAATTGAACTGGATCTACTACTTTGATATCGTTGATTTCATTATTAGTCAATTCAAAAACTACTTTGTTTTCTTCTACCGCTGGCTCTGATTTGAACAAAGGTAAATCGAATGAAAACGTAGCTTGTTCTTCTCTTTGAACGGCTTTTGGCTGTGCTGTTTCGATAGCATGTGCCTCAGGCGTTGTAAAAGTAAAATCGATGTCATTAATTGGTGAAACGATTTCAAAAGTCACATCTAAATTTTTGATGAATTCAGACATTACGATTAAATCATTTTCATTAGTAATTGGTTCGTAAGCAGCAACCACTGGCTCAGCTACTACTTCGGCAACTGACTCTTCTTCCTCTAACAATTCAAAAACAATACGTTCTTCTGTAGCAGCTACTGGAGTTGGCACATCCAAATCAAATGTAGCCACAGGAGTGTTTGATAAATTGTGAGTGATTTTTTGCTCATCCTCTAAAGCGTGAATAATCTTTTTTGGCTCTGTATTAACGATTTCGTTTTGTTGATCTAGGTCAAAACCTGTAGCGATAACAGTTACTGCAATACCGTCACCAAGAGTTTCATCTTCACCAACTCCCATGATAATATTCGCGTTGAAACCAGCTTCTGATTGGATATGGTCATTG
It includes:
- a CDS encoding TolC family protein, coding for MKTVQVLALVGSLIFSGLGFSQDTLAISKKEIGQKALEKNLQIQIAHQNYKSAQADFRQSNALFLPSVSASHTAISTTNPLMAFGSKLNQEILTPSDFDPNLLNNPATTKNFATKIEVLQPLINVDGIYGRQAAKSKMEAFQLQTERTQDYLTLEVNKAFMQLQLAYKAVTVLTKANQTADANLKLITNYFNQGILQKTDLLSVQVRVNEIKNQLQYAKTNVQNASDYLSFLLNEDTTNKVYKPIEKLDNSIAIETVNTTLSGNRKDILALDKATQAYEKMVLSNKMSFLPRLNAFGSYELYDTALLGTKAKGYVVGAQLSWSVFDGFKSIGKLEKAQADFQKSTLESQQYKAQSQLELNKTNRQLKDAENKVNLFKLAFDQSQEAYRIRSNRFTQGLEKTTDLLQSETLMAQKELEFLQAVFEYNFTKEYLQFLTK
- a CDS encoding GatB/YqeY domain-containing protein, producing MSLATQIMDEIKNAMKAKDTVALESLRAVKSALLLAQTESGAKEEISAEEEIKLLQRLVKQRKDSANIYTQQGRPDLAAPELEQAAVIEKFLPAQLSEAEVEAIVAKIIADNGASGMAAMGKVMGLASAELAGKADGKTISTIVKKLLS
- the ftsZ gene encoding cell division protein FtsZ; this encodes MMSNSEFGSISFDLPKNQSNVIKVIGVGGGGSNAINHMFKQGIKGVDFIVCNTDSQALQNSPVPNKIQLGVNLTEGLGAGANPDVGQQSAIESVSDIEKMLDQNTKMVFITAGMGGGTGTGAAPVIAQLAKERDILTVGIVTIPFMFEGKVRQEQAIIGIEKLRKQVDSLIVINNNKLREVYGNLGFKAGFSKADEVLATASRGIAEVITHHYTQNIDLRDAKTVLSNSGTAIMGSAIAEGETRAKDAIISALDSPLLNDNKITGAKNVLLLIVSGTNEITLDEIGEINDHIQSEAGFNANIIMGVGEDETLGDGIAVTVIATGFDLDQQNEIVNTEPKKIIHALEDEQKITHNLSNTPVATFDLDVPTPVAATEERIVFELLEEEESVAEVVAEPVVAAYEPITNENDLIVMSEFIKNLDVTFEIVSPINDIDFTFTTPEAHAIETAQPKAVQREEQATFSFDLPLFKSEPAVEENKVVFELTNNEINDIKVVDPVQFVPVTEVAENGVIRHSLEEYMEVEQEVVATKTIEKVAEVVPEELNITMKKIDESTIAASEFESISPMEMTIEETLRARADERRRKLKEFNYKFHNNVSKIDEYEKEPAYKRLGVELSTNQPNTTNSRISVGTDSNNDLQLRSNNSYLHDNVD